In Spirosoma aureum, a single genomic region encodes these proteins:
- a CDS encoding RagB/SusD family nutrient uptake outer membrane protein, with translation MKKLLTSGAFLVLLVYLTTACHDINVPVDTELTPDIFPQNSSQFIQASGPPYAALRGNFALDYWFMQSLSSDEAILPARGGNWFDNQNYRMLHYHNWTKDHGWTNGAWSWLSTVIGTSNQALSILNQTIPAATASKPTNLAELKMVRALAYFMMMDLYGNVPIDTTYGDFTPHPNVPRAQVFSFIEKEVKAAMPYLSRVSGQATYGRANKFTGFSLLAKMYLNAEYYTGTQRYNDAIVACDSVINSGLYALEPRSSYLQMFYPNNGPQMKEFIFAIPYDPAAGAMTGTNGMMYHARYDVPRSETKKFNLPFTPSAPESTLPEYYVNFNDANDIRNGQWLTGLQFMNDGVTPVTVTTTKKGYDQTYTGADGAAAYTYQVNLTPDIVLRQDVATYDCGNDEIAWNMGYRNIKFYPDASSTSRNQNNDIPVFRYSDIILMKAEAILRGGTPTQGQTALSLVNQLRANRTTTAALSSITLEGIYTERCREFAWESWHRNDMIRFGKYEGKWGFKTDADVNHRIFPIPTSAFTVNPALTQNPGY, from the coding sequence ATGAAAAAGCTACTCACTTCCGGCGCGTTTCTGGTACTGCTTGTTTACCTGACTACGGCCTGTCACGATATAAATGTTCCTGTCGATACGGAGCTGACACCTGATATTTTCCCCCAGAATTCGTCGCAGTTTATTCAGGCATCAGGCCCTCCTTACGCAGCTTTGCGGGGTAATTTCGCCCTGGATTATTGGTTCATGCAGTCGCTCAGCAGCGATGAAGCTATCCTGCCCGCCCGCGGTGGAAACTGGTTCGACAACCAAAACTATCGGATGCTGCATTACCACAACTGGACCAAAGACCACGGCTGGACCAATGGTGCCTGGAGTTGGTTATCGACTGTGATTGGTACGTCTAATCAGGCTTTGTCTATTTTGAATCAAACCATACCAGCGGCCACCGCATCGAAACCAACGAACCTGGCCGAGTTGAAAATGGTACGGGCGCTGGCTTATTTCATGATGATGGATCTGTATGGCAATGTGCCTATCGACACGACTTACGGTGATTTTACACCGCACCCGAATGTGCCGCGGGCGCAGGTATTCAGCTTTATTGAAAAGGAAGTAAAAGCAGCAATGCCTTATTTGAGCCGCGTTTCCGGTCAGGCTACTTATGGGCGGGCGAATAAATTCACGGGCTTTAGTTTACTGGCTAAAATGTATCTGAATGCCGAATACTATACGGGCACTCAACGCTATAATGATGCCATCGTTGCCTGCGATAGTGTGATCAATTCGGGACTGTACGCGCTGGAACCCAGATCATCGTACCTCCAGATGTTTTATCCGAACAACGGCCCGCAGATGAAGGAATTCATATTTGCCATTCCATATGATCCGGCCGCCGGGGCAATGACGGGTACCAATGGTATGATGTATCACGCCCGTTATGATGTGCCTCGGTCGGAAACAAAGAAATTCAATCTGCCTTTTACGCCCAGCGCGCCCGAAAGTACATTGCCCGAATATTACGTGAACTTCAACGATGCCAACGATATACGGAATGGCCAATGGCTCACAGGTTTGCAGTTTATGAACGATGGCGTTACGCCCGTAACCGTAACCACGACCAAAAAAGGGTACGACCAGACGTATACGGGTGCCGACGGGGCTGCTGCATACACCTACCAGGTGAATCTGACGCCCGATATTGTGCTTCGGCAGGACGTAGCCACGTATGATTGCGGGAATGACGAAATCGCCTGGAATATGGGCTACCGCAACATTAAGTTCTACCCCGATGCTTCGTCTACATCGCGGAATCAGAATAACGACATTCCGGTTTTTCGCTATTCGGACATTATCCTGATGAAAGCCGAAGCCATTCTTCGCGGGGGCACACCAACCCAGGGCCAAACTGCTCTTTCGCTGGTCAACCAGTTACGAGCTAATCGCACTACAACGGCTGCCTTGTCGAGCATAACGCTGGAAGGTATCTATACTGAACGGTGCCGCGAATTTGCCTGGGAAAGCTGGCATCGTAACGATATGATTCGCTTTGGGAAATATGAAGGGAAATGGGGCTTCAAAACGGATGCCGACGTCAACCACCGCATTTTCCCAATACCAACCTCTGCTTTTACCGTGAACCCGGCCCTGACCCAAAATCCGGGGTATTAG
- a CDS encoding response regulator: MLNKVVSTTVLIADDHQLFSDGLRTLLTTASTCYTVIGQVYDGRDVIPVIHKLQPDLVLLDINLPHRNGIEIARQIRLEFPKVRIVIVTMYSYQKLIEELQTVGVAGYLLKSASPDKLLACLESVISGRPYFDKPINDQIMNLYETDKFIKQFNLTPRELEIINLIRNSLSTSQIADQLFLSEQTVKTHRKNIYYKLGINKLSELIQFANEQGL; the protein is encoded by the coding sequence ATGCTAAATAAGGTCGTTTCAACAACTGTTCTCATCGCCGATGATCATCAATTGTTCAGCGATGGGTTACGGACTTTATTAACAACAGCCAGCACATGCTATACTGTCATTGGTCAGGTATACGACGGTCGTGATGTGATTCCGGTTATCCATAAGCTTCAGCCCGATCTGGTTCTCCTTGACATCAACCTACCGCATCGCAATGGAATTGAAATCGCTCGCCAAATCAGGCTTGAGTTTCCTAAAGTGCGCATAGTGATCGTTACGATGTACAGTTACCAGAAGCTAATCGAGGAACTACAAACGGTAGGTGTAGCCGGTTACCTGCTCAAGAGTGCTTCCCCGGATAAATTATTAGCCTGTCTGGAAAGTGTGATCAGCGGAAGGCCGTATTTTGATAAACCCATTAATGATCAGATCATGAACCTGTATGAAACGGACAAGTTCATCAAACAGTTTAATTTAACCCCACGCGAACTCGAAATTATCAACTTGATACGCAATAGTTTATCAACTAGTCAGATTGCTGATCAACTCTTTCTATCGGAGCAAACCGTTAAAACCCATCGCAAGAACATTTACTACAAGTTAGGCATCAATAAACTATCTGAATTGATTCAGTTTGCCAATGAACAGGGCTTATAG